Part of the Paenibacillus guangzhouensis genome is shown below.
CATCATTGAATTCATTCAATTGCAAATAAGCCATTGCCAAATAAATGCGTCCAACTAATGAGTCTGGATACTGCCGAATGACTTGCTCGAACGCTTCCGCAGACAAATCATACATACATAATTTGTAATATCCTTGGCCGCGTTGAAAAGCTTCACTTTGACTCTCAGGCAGTACGGACACTGAAGCATGTTCAGGCTGACTCTCACGCAAGACCCCCATTTTCTCCTCGAATCGAAGCCATTCCTCCACAATGCCATCACTCATGGATTTCAGCAAGGTTAATTTCTGCTGCAAGTCCTGCTTAGCTCCACCTTGAGCCTTTGGATAATGCACAAGAATCTCATCCAACATTTCGTTCATTGTCGCAAATAAATGTTGAAACATAAATGCACCCCACCTCTAGCGAAAGTGAAATAATGATGTACGACAGCTACATCTTCATTTTTCGTAAAGGTGGGGCATTTCATACTGGAAACCAACGATTAAAGAATCGTGGCGTGAATTTCCTGATGGAGCTTACTTACGATTTGATTGTTCTCACCTAGAATGACAACTTGTGGTTCATAGCTCTTCGCTTCCTCATTCGTCATCATCGCATAAGAAATAATAATGACCTGATCGCCTGGCTGGACGAGTCGTGCCGCAGCGCCATTCAGACAAATGACACCGGAGCCTCGTTCACCAGGGATAACATACGTCTCTAACCGTGCGCCATTGTTATTATTCACGATCTGTACGCGCTCGTTCTCCCACAGATCCGCTGCTTCCATTAAATCACGGTCAATCGTAATACTTCCAACATAATTCAAATTCGCTTCGGTCACCGTCGCCCGATGCAGCTTCGATTTCATCATATTTCTCAACATATGCAGTCAACCCCTTATAAAATTCGGTTATCGATTAAGCGTGTTGTGCCAAATCGTACCGCTAGCGCAATGATCGCTTGACCTCGATGAGCATGAAGCGATGTACTCGCATCGAGTTCCGTTAATTGCGGGAAAGATAAGATTTCTACATAATCGATATCGGCCTGGGGCGATGTCTCGATATGCTGAACAATACGCGCTCTAAGCTCTGATACCGTTGTGACCTCACCGGATTGCATCCAGGTATCGACTTGGAATAAGGATTGTGATAATACAAGTGCTTCTTGACGTTGTTGTTCCG
Proteins encoded:
- a CDS encoding tetratricopeptide repeat protein encodes the protein MFQHLFATMNEMLDEILVHYPKAQGGAKQDLQQKLTLLKSMSDGIVEEWLRFEEKMGVLRESQPEHASVSVLPESQSEAFQRGQGYYKLCMYDLSAEAFEQVIRQYPDSLVGRIYLAMAYLQLNEFNDAYRHFQFIIPLTESKKLKAISYNALGCIQAQNQNIEKAQEYFQFAHQADPTFQEPLTNLKLCESTEYEGAYQYGSELTSFM
- the panD gene encoding aspartate 1-decarboxylase; the encoded protein is MLRNMMKSKLHRATVTEANLNYVGSITIDRDLMEAADLWENERVQIVNNNNGARLETYVIPGERGSGVICLNGAAARLVQPGDQVIIISYAMMTNEEAKSYEPQVVILGENNQIVSKLHQEIHATIL